Proteins encoded in a region of the Pieris rapae chromosome 12, ilPieRapa1.1, whole genome shotgun sequence genome:
- the LOC110996679 gene encoding phosphatidylinositol-glycan biosynthesis class W protein, with translation MNSNEYKLYHESLMKNNNGSNAVHTFFCIFFTVQCTLLCTIQEKKRLPLQYLYEYIVIVLPLILAHTLLAEYIYHLNIIIMIMLLYNVVNLNIPKMLELLNDSNKICRKRLHTITSLRGLTYLITAVAILAVDFKHFPRYLAKTEMYGYSLMDTGVGLFVLMSGLVHRDFKNDNLLKIGKNNFKFISILLMLGIGRFISIKQMDYHEHVTEYGVHWNFFFTLAFCKLISTIFLLASNKSLLLSIITIFIHEMLLYNGLEEWVFSGSLRLTLIDANREGISSNLGYVCLYLFAVHVKKLLLEETKSTLKKLVSYAIASVFLAYFVNLFRPTSRTLANAGYILFLISVFLVILSILLFFELCLENKVFQTPLIVSAINDNGLIYFLICNISTGLVNLMFQTLLLSAGNTFVILNIYMVSTLFVTVLLNKSDIKI, from the coding sequence ATGAACTCTAACGAGTATAAACTATACCATGAATCGCTgatgaaaaataacaatggTTCAAATGCAGTCCATAcgtttttttgcattttctttaCAGTGCAGTGTACTTTATTGTGTAcaattcaagaaaagaaaCGGTTGCCTTTGCaatatctatatgaatatattgtaatagtaCTTCCTTTAATTTTAGCACATACTCTGCTGgcagaatatatttatcatcttAACATTATCATAATGATAATGTTACTTTACAATGTTGTAAACTTAAACATTCCTAAAATGTTAGAACTTTTGAatgattcaaataaaatatgtaggaAAAGGTTACATACTATAACATCTTTGAGAGGgctaacatatttaataactgcTGTAGCTATATTAGCAGTAGATTTCAAGCATTTCCCTCGCTATTTGGCAAAAACTGAAATGTATGGCTACAGTTTGATGGATACCGGTGttggtttatttgttttaatgagtGGCCTGGTACAtagagattttaaaaatgataatttattaaaaattggtaaaaataattttaaatttatttcaatactcTTAATGCTTGGTATTGGGAGATTTAtctcaataaaacaaatggaTTACCATGAGCATGTGACGGAGTATGGTGTTCATTGGAACTTCTTTTTTACTCTAGCCTTTTGTAAACTTATCTCAACAATATTCCTTCTAGCAtcaaataaatctttgttattgagtattattacaatttttattcatgaaaTGTTATTGTATAATGGCTTAGAAGAATGGGTATTCAGTGGTTCCCTTCGTTTAACACTTATAGATGCTAATCGTGAAGGTATTTCATCTAACCTAGGTTATgtctgtttatatttatttgcagtTCATGTAAAAAAGTTGTTACTCGAAGAAACTAAAagcactttaaaaaaattggtcaGCTATGCCATAGCCTCAGTTTTTCTagcatattttgttaatttattcagaCCAACATCCAGAACCTTAGCTAATGCaggttacattttatttttaatatctgtatttttagTCATTCTATCCATTctgttattttttgaattatgtcttgaaaataaagttttccaGACACCACTTATTGTGTCAGCTATAAATGACAATGGGTTAATTTACTTTCTAATATGCAATATATCCACAGGGctagtaaatttaatgtttcaaaCATTATTGTTGTCAGCTGGCAAcacttttgttatattaaatatttatatggtaTCTACATTGTTTgttacagttttattaaataaatcagacattaaaatataa
- the LOC110996680 gene encoding uncharacterized protein LOC110996680 codes for MYLRRSSILKYLLASCLGGVLYSEWFVYKIQPLFWKNLQCESGESCTKILFIADPQIQGELAVPPPLSYLFNWDSDRYLKSTFSIVENYFRPDVLVYLGDLMDEGSISTRAQFHGYVKRLSEIFDSHYPVAQVWIPGDNDIGGENEPIKHDKIEEFRTVYSQPNVIVFQNISFYKVSTITYSVPQPLDDDLNFKIAISHYPVIERTAYAKQVINSIHPDIFFCAHEHKSKFVKFKRDYVSKETHLLSYNDPVLSISFGGDWLHEIYVPTCSYRMGTSKIGFGAAVVEKNNQQLRYTVFWSSARFPYLFFYLLMLLILIGYTLLCCFIRILSKFSNAVKADDKQFLLKLP; via the exons ATGTATTTACGACgaag ttcTATTCTAAAGTATCTACTAGCGTCATGTCTTGGAGGTGTTTTGTATAGTGAATGGTTTGTTTACAAGATACAGCCCCTTTTTTGGAAAAACTTGCAGTGTGAATCAGGGGAATCATGcaccaaaatattatttatcgcAGATCCACAAATACAGGGAGAGTTAGCTGTACCACCCCCCCTAAGCTATCTTTTCAACTGGGATAGTGatag ATATTTAAAGTCTACATTTTCAATTGTTGAAAACTATTTTCGCCCTGATGTCCTTGTTTACCTTGGAGATCTAATGGATGAAGGGAGTATTTCAACAAGGGCCCAGTTCCATGGATATGTTAAAAGATTATCAGAAATCTTTGATTCACATTACCCTGTTGCg CAAGTCTGGATACCAGGAGATAATGATATTGGAGGTGAAAATGAGCCAATAAAACATGATAAAATTGAAGAATTTAGAACAGTGTATTCACAACCAAATGTCATagtatttcaaaacatttctttttataaagttagCACAATTACATACTCTGTACCACAGCCTCTTGATGatgatttaaactttaaaattgctATCTCCCACTATCCAGTAATTGAAAGAACAGCATATGCTAAACAG GTTATCAATTCTATACACcctgacatatttttttgtgctCATGAgcataaatcaaaatttgtcAAATTCAAAAGAGATTATGTGTCAAAGGAGACACATTTACTTAGTTACAATGATCCAGTTTTGTCTATATCCTTTGGTGGCGATTGGCTTCATGAAATCTATGTACCTACATGCTCATATAGAATGGGGACAAGCAAGATTGGATTTGGTGCTGCTGTAGTTG aaaagaATAACCAGCAACTTAGGTACACTGTCTTCTGGTCTTCTGCTAGATTtccctatttatttttttatttattaatgcttCTCATTCTTATTGGCTATACTTTATTATGCtgttttataagaatattatcAAAGTTCTCCAATGCAGTAAAAGCTGATGATAAGCAGTTTTTACTAAAGTTACCTTAG
- the LOC110996683 gene encoding uncharacterized protein LOC110996683 isoform X2: MDVDTPNILKRCSSAPLINEAASTTATSPTTSTAPRSTSFFGMFSNNSLPRTRSNSISCSPLSAAINIPGSCARRLTPRVNQLRAEECADVSNQREVAHEREVHSAMQMGQSYEDLTLVGGPANSPTRVPRFSTVVSPSPPRKYTTRRSLSPNPIRASSFSPIRPNALIGKRRCDDGEQSLSKRMCTDRLTPSTPGTPDSDSSECTFRPVSPRGQPMSESEHTNHKASPS; the protein is encoded by the exons ATGGATGTGGATACTCCTAACATATTGAAGAGGTGTAGTAGTGCACCTTTGATCAATGAGGCTGCATCAACGACAGCAACTTCACCTACGACCAGTACTGCACCCAG gagTACATCGTTTTTTGGAATGTTCTCCAATAACAGCCTGCCTCGGACACGTAGCAACAGCATCAGTTGCAGCCCACTTTCAGCGGCTATTAATATACCA GGTTCGTGTGCGCGGCGATTAACACCCAGAGTGAATCAACTGCGTGCTGAAGAATGTGCTGACGTCAGCAATCAGCGTGAAGTTGCGCACGAACGTGAAGTGCACAGCGCAATGCAAATGGGACAGTCATATGAAGATCTGACTCTTGTCGGTGGACCGGCTAATTCGCCAACACGCGTGCCTag GTTTTCTACAGTGGTATCTCCGTCTCCGCCACGGAAATACACGACTCGCCGCAGTTTATCCCCGAACCCCATCAGGGCGTCGAGTTTCAGCCCCATCCGGCCCAACGCACTCATCGGCAAACGTCGCTGCGACGACGGGGAACAATCTCTTTCGAAACGAATGTGCACTGACCGGTTAACGCCATCCACTCccg GAACACCAGATTCAGACTCCTCCGAGTGCACCTTCCGACCGGTCTCTCCCCGGGGGCAGCCGATGAGTGAATCGGAGCACACAAATCATAAAGCGAGCCCTAGCTAA
- the LOC110996683 gene encoding uncharacterized protein LOC110996683 isoform X1 → MDVDTPNILKRCSSAPLINEAASTTATSPTTSTAPRSTSFFGMFSNNSLPRTRSNSISCSPLSAAINIPIFQGSCARRLTPRVNQLRAEECADVSNQREVAHEREVHSAMQMGQSYEDLTLVGGPANSPTRVPRFSTVVSPSPPRKYTTRRSLSPNPIRASSFSPIRPNALIGKRRCDDGEQSLSKRMCTDRLTPSTPGTPDSDSSECTFRPVSPRGQPMSESEHTNHKASPS, encoded by the exons ATGGATGTGGATACTCCTAACATATTGAAGAGGTGTAGTAGTGCACCTTTGATCAATGAGGCTGCATCAACGACAGCAACTTCACCTACGACCAGTACTGCACCCAG gagTACATCGTTTTTTGGAATGTTCTCCAATAACAGCCTGCCTCGGACACGTAGCAACAGCATCAGTTGCAGCCCACTTTCAGCGGCTATTAATATACCA ATATTTCAGGGTTCGTGTGCGCGGCGATTAACACCCAGAGTGAATCAACTGCGTGCTGAAGAATGTGCTGACGTCAGCAATCAGCGTGAAGTTGCGCACGAACGTGAAGTGCACAGCGCAATGCAAATGGGACAGTCATATGAAGATCTGACTCTTGTCGGTGGACCGGCTAATTCGCCAACACGCGTGCCTag GTTTTCTACAGTGGTATCTCCGTCTCCGCCACGGAAATACACGACTCGCCGCAGTTTATCCCCGAACCCCATCAGGGCGTCGAGTTTCAGCCCCATCCGGCCCAACGCACTCATCGGCAAACGTCGCTGCGACGACGGGGAACAATCTCTTTCGAAACGAATGTGCACTGACCGGTTAACGCCATCCACTCccg GAACACCAGATTCAGACTCCTCCGAGTGCACCTTCCGACCGGTCTCTCCCCGGGGGCAGCCGATGAGTGAATCGGAGCACACAAATCATAAAGCGAGCCCTAGCTAA